From one Halodesulfovibrio sp. genomic stretch:
- the nadC gene encoding carboxylating nicotinate-nucleotide diphosphorylase, with the protein MHTEKFDSFFQGNAQVYLNSAIELALEEDGPDLTSEGIFPPGHKLSAEIISKEDTLVVGLPLIPLIMAACADTEWSWNALTTEGALVPDRTVVATIEADASHLLKAERIILNFITHLSGIANLTKQYVDQLEGTGTALLDTRKTLPCLRYPEKYAVLMGGGQNHRKDLTEILMLKDNHIDLAGNMTAAVNKLRATYFPCPPIEVECRTMDEVHEAVACKADRIMLDNMDIPKIREALAVIPESIETEVSGGVTLETIRSLALASDSGPHYISVGRLTHSAPIADFSMLVSE; encoded by the coding sequence ATGCATACAGAAAAATTTGATTCATTTTTTCAAGGTAACGCACAAGTCTACCTCAACAGCGCCATCGAACTTGCGTTAGAAGAGGATGGTCCAGATCTTACCTCGGAAGGAATCTTCCCCCCAGGTCACAAGCTCTCTGCCGAAATCATCAGTAAAGAAGATACACTTGTTGTCGGTCTTCCACTTATACCGCTCATTATGGCAGCTTGCGCTGATACTGAATGGTCATGGAATGCTTTGACAACAGAAGGCGCTCTTGTTCCAGACCGAACTGTAGTAGCAACTATTGAAGCTGATGCAAGTCATCTGCTAAAAGCTGAACGTATCATACTTAACTTTATAACACATCTTTCAGGCATTGCGAACCTGACCAAGCAATATGTTGACCAGCTTGAAGGTACCGGCACTGCTCTTTTGGATACACGCAAGACGTTGCCTTGTCTGCGATATCCTGAAAAATATGCTGTTCTTATGGGTGGCGGGCAGAACCACCGTAAAGACTTAACAGAAATTCTTATGCTGAAAGACAACCATATTGACCTTGCAGGCAATATGACAGCAGCAGTAAACAAACTGCGTGCAACATACTTCCCGTGTCCGCCAATTGAGGTGGAATGCCGCACAATGGACGAAGTCCACGAAGCCGTTGCATGCAAAGCTGACAGAATTATGTTGGACAACATGGATATTCCAAAAATTCGGGAAGCACTTGCCGTTATTCCTGAATCTATTGAAACAGAAGTGAGCGGCGGTGTCACACTCGAAACAATCCGAAGCCTTGCCCTTGCCTCTGACTCAGGTCCGCATTACATTTCAGTAGGAAGATTAACTCACTCTGCACCAATTGCAGACTTTAGTATGCTCGTCAGTGAATAA
- a CDS encoding methyl-accepting chemotaxis protein: MQFLKNLRISVKIWGGFSLILLAIALLSMQAIGNVEENKTGFISYRELARDTNLVGRLQANILLMNIAANEYINKKTQTSLSEYESRENNFLRFLAIAQKEIQNPKRAALVDAVENNAKKIIADFSMYRQLSQQRADTLKVVKEVTGKLDATLTTAVATPNPSNPHFVHSLSKCYITFTQARMNIVKALYAPSTILDQEHLNEIMDNTKKYLRVANNNIITNAERAAYSETRLLFEQYMGLAEKLYSNMASLRELSSSISKYGELAASDAEKVKLSVMADQDILGPKMQASNESSYTNLLTISVGTLLIALILSFFTSRSITIPLHKIHTFATSLRDGDLSAQIVINEKNELGAIATALTQMGTAISNMEKELDNLVSSIAVGEFLDRSNASDFSGGYRKVLDNANRMTDMFVHFINSLPIPVLTMNKSLDVLFANRLALSLSNASLSDFVGKSSNALVPRDDFQTDTCAVTKAITSGSEKRSFTKIRTDGVVRDVDCIGVPIMQDNKAVGALQVMINHTEIIEAQEKLKAVAHDIEIISERLKANSSNLADNFNEVRSGAELQSQRTAETSTAIEQMNTSVSEVAMNASKAHTNALKAKEESEDCSNTVFKAVQSISEVSTTTQELQQNTVKLSEQVDAIGSIMNVISDIADQTNLLALNAAIEAARAGDAGKGFAVVADEVRNLAEKTMQATEQVSQSVSTIQSAAQRNFDTVSHSVQTVEQANSLATESENSLRTIMELIDQNTSQVGEIATASEEQSAVAEQISRSAEEVASTIEKSSSEINESANSIQDIATMTNELHALVARLSA; the protein is encoded by the coding sequence ATGCAGTTTTTAAAAAACCTACGTATCAGTGTTAAAATTTGGGGTGGATTTTCTCTTATTTTATTAGCAATCGCTCTGCTTTCAATGCAGGCAATTGGTAATGTTGAAGAAAACAAAACTGGCTTTATTTCCTACAGAGAACTTGCACGCGATACCAACCTAGTCGGCAGACTTCAGGCTAATATTCTCCTTATGAATATTGCAGCCAACGAGTATATAAACAAAAAAACTCAAACTTCTCTCTCTGAATATGAAAGCCGTGAAAATAACTTCTTACGCTTTTTAGCAATAGCGCAAAAAGAAATTCAAAATCCAAAACGTGCTGCTCTTGTTGATGCCGTTGAAAATAATGCTAAAAAAATTATTGCAGATTTTTCAATGTATCGCCAACTCAGCCAGCAACGTGCCGACACCCTTAAAGTAGTAAAAGAAGTCACAGGCAAACTTGATGCCACGCTAACTACAGCAGTTGCTACTCCAAACCCAAGCAACCCACATTTTGTTCATTCGCTTTCCAAATGCTACATTACATTTACCCAAGCGCGCATGAACATAGTTAAAGCACTGTATGCACCAAGCACCATACTCGATCAGGAACACCTGAATGAAATTATGGATAACACTAAAAAATACTTACGTGTTGCAAACAATAACATCATCACAAATGCAGAACGTGCAGCATACAGTGAAACACGCTTATTATTTGAACAGTACATGGGACTTGCTGAAAAACTTTACAGCAACATGGCAAGTCTACGCGAACTTAGCAGCAGCATTAGTAAATATGGCGAGCTTGCAGCCTCTGACGCAGAAAAAGTTAAGCTTTCCGTTATGGCAGATCAGGACATTTTGGGACCCAAAATGCAGGCAAGCAACGAAAGTTCGTATACTAACCTGCTAACTATTTCTGTCGGCACTCTTCTTATTGCCCTTATTCTTTCGTTTTTCACCTCTCGCTCAATTACAATACCGCTGCATAAAATCCACACATTCGCTACGTCCCTGCGTGATGGTGACTTATCTGCACAAATAGTAATTAACGAGAAAAACGAACTCGGCGCCATTGCAACAGCTCTTACACAAATGGGTACTGCGATTTCCAATATGGAAAAAGAGCTGGATAACCTTGTATCTTCCATTGCAGTAGGCGAATTTTTAGACCGAAGCAATGCATCTGACTTCTCAGGTGGATACCGAAAAGTTCTGGATAATGCGAACAGAATGACAGACATGTTTGTACATTTTATCAATTCGCTGCCAATCCCTGTTTTAACTATGAATAAATCTCTTGATGTCCTTTTTGCAAACAGGCTAGCGCTTTCTCTATCTAACGCTTCCTTGTCTGATTTTGTTGGCAAGTCATCAAATGCATTAGTACCAAGAGACGATTTCCAGACTGATACCTGTGCAGTAACCAAGGCAATCACTTCCGGTTCTGAAAAACGAAGCTTTACCAAAATCCGTACTGATGGTGTGGTTCGAGACGTTGACTGTATTGGCGTGCCAATTATGCAAGACAACAAAGCTGTCGGCGCACTTCAAGTGATGATTAACCACACTGAAATTATTGAGGCACAGGAAAAACTTAAAGCTGTTGCGCACGATATCGAAATTATATCCGAAAGACTCAAAGCAAATAGTTCCAACCTTGCTGACAATTTCAACGAAGTACGCTCTGGCGCTGAGCTTCAAAGCCAACGTACAGCTGAAACTTCTACAGCAATCGAGCAAATGAACACCTCTGTCTCTGAAGTTGCAATGAACGCATCCAAAGCGCACACAAACGCGTTAAAAGCCAAAGAAGAATCAGAAGATTGCTCCAACACCGTCTTCAAAGCCGTACAATCAATCTCAGAAGTAAGCACTACGACTCAAGAGCTACAACAAAACACCGTTAAACTCAGTGAACAGGTCGATGCTATTGGTTCAATTATGAACGTCATCTCTGACATTGCCGACCAAACAAACCTGCTGGCTTTAAACGCCGCCATCGAGGCTGCCCGTGCCGGTGATGCCGGTAAAGGGTTTGCGGTTGTAGCAGATGAAGTACGCAACCTCGCAGAAAAAACCATGCAGGCTACTGAACAAGTAAGCCAGAGCGTAAGCACAATCCAATCTGCTGCGCAGCGCAACTTTGATACTGTGAGCCACTCTGTACAAACAGTCGAACAAGCCAACTCCCTCGCAACTGAGTCAGAAAATTCACTGCGCACTATCATGGAATTAATCGATCAGAACACCTCGCAGGTAGGCGAAATTGCGACTGCTTCAGAAGAACAATCAGCGGTTGCTGAACAGATTTCCCGCTCAGCAGAGGAAGTAGCTTCCACTATTGAAAAGTCGTCCTCAGAAATTAATGAGTCCGCGAACTCTATTCAAGACATTGCAACAATGACAAACGAACTACACGCACTTGTAGCCCGTTTATCTGCGTAA
- the mgtE gene encoding magnesium transporter, with amino-acid sequence MTGTKKQHSREDGAAEASEENKAVMPENNCREEVSSILTGEFAHPADAADHIENLSIEKQVCMMEHLSTEDAAETLAEMEDRVQTDIIENLDVDVAVRILSEMSPDDATDVLDELDEEHRDVLLGRLEDDDAEEIRSLLAFDPDTAGGIMNTEIIILGQELTADQAIMHIRREMEDKEIPYYAYIVDSADRLVGVLSLRDLLLCRPGTVLEEKLSDQSLISAVFDEDKENVAHLLSRYNFMALPVVDYEGRLLGVVTYDDVIDIIHEEATEDMLGMVGAGQDETVDTPWLESVKVRLPWLFINMLNSSVSAYVVFLFEGSIAQMAILAVLMPIVANQAGNTGQQALAVMIRQLAVERFDRVKSWKAVLREAKVGALTGLIVSLLVMLGVFLFTQNVLLAQVMAAALALDMLLGALAGASIPLILKELGRDPAQASSIFLTTLTDGFGFLIFLGLATLFIL; translated from the coding sequence ATGACTGGTACAAAAAAGCAGCATAGCAGAGAAGATGGAGCAGCAGAAGCTTCGGAAGAAAATAAGGCGGTTATGCCTGAAAATAACTGTCGAGAAGAAGTTAGCTCTATTCTTACAGGCGAGTTTGCCCACCCGGCAGATGCCGCTGACCATATAGAAAATCTTTCCATCGAAAAGCAGGTTTGCATGATGGAGCATCTTTCTACGGAAGATGCTGCGGAAACTCTTGCTGAAATGGAAGATCGTGTCCAGACTGATATTATCGAAAACCTCGATGTTGATGTAGCTGTTCGTATTCTTTCCGAAATGTCGCCGGATGATGCGACTGACGTTCTTGATGAGCTGGACGAAGAACACAGGGATGTTCTTCTTGGACGTCTGGAAGATGACGACGCAGAAGAAATTCGAAGCCTGCTGGCGTTTGATCCAGACACCGCTGGCGGCATTATGAACACCGAGATTATTATTCTCGGGCAGGAACTTACAGCCGATCAGGCAATTATGCATATACGACGGGAAATGGAAGACAAAGAGATTCCATATTATGCATATATTGTAGACAGTGCCGACCGGCTTGTCGGTGTGCTTTCTTTACGTGACTTGCTGTTGTGCCGACCGGGTACTGTTCTTGAAGAAAAACTTTCCGATCAGAGCCTTATTTCAGCAGTGTTCGATGAAGATAAAGAAAACGTCGCGCATCTTCTTTCTCGATACAATTTTATGGCGTTGCCTGTTGTGGATTATGAAGGCAGGTTGCTTGGCGTTGTTACATACGATGACGTTATTGATATTATCCACGAAGAAGCAACAGAAGATATGCTCGGCATGGTTGGTGCGGGGCAAGACGAAACTGTAGATACGCCGTGGCTAGAGTCAGTAAAGGTTCGGTTGCCATGGTTGTTTATCAATATGTTGAATTCAAGTGTTTCAGCATATGTTGTATTTTTGTTTGAAGGCTCTATTGCTCAAATGGCAATTCTTGCCGTGCTTATGCCTATTGTTGCAAACCAGGCAGGAAATACAGGACAGCAAGCGCTTGCTGTTATGATTCGTCAACTTGCAGTAGAGCGGTTTGACCGCGTGAAAAGCTGGAAAGCAGTGCTCCGTGAGGCAAAAGTCGGGGCTTTAACAGGATTAATCGTCAGCTTACTTGTCATGCTGGGCGTATTCTTGTTTACGCAGAATGTCCTACTGGCTCAGGTAATGGCTGCGGCTTTGGCTTTGGATATGCTGCTAGGTGCTCTTGCGGGGGCTTCTATTCCGCTTATCCTTAAAGAGCTGGGACGTGACCCTGCACAGGCGTCGAGTATTTTCCTTACTACGCTGACAGATGGTTTTGGTTTCCTTATATTCCTTGGCTTAGCGACACTGTTTATTTTGTAG